Genomic window (Magnolia sinica isolate HGM2019 chromosome 10, MsV1, whole genome shotgun sequence):
AGAACTACTCATATCCAATCGTACATTGGATCAAGTTCGGATCAGTGGTCAATTTGGACCGATCCGATCTGAATGGATCCGATTCGATCCGATCTAACCCGATCCAcataatgttcattcaacactatttactgtaatgttgtccacttgagattgggatatacctcatttttagtttaatatcataaaatgatctagaaaaatagatggacggcatggatgaaataaagatatcatgctggggtccacagagcaccgactatcagccattggctggtggaaggAGGACTAGCCAATCCCTCTGTTGTGCTCAAGGCTCGAGGTGCATCGAACATCGAGCTCTAAAACAGAGCCaggggaaaaggttctatgctgtccagctcatgggaacttcccatgagatcgagctgtgtgggccccaccgtgcatttgatgggtcccctttaaattataagatatctcaaaaatcagtcgtatacggaactcaggtgggccataccatcaaaaataatgtgaagacattcttaaaacatataaaagtacttggtggggcccacctaaaatttggatgcatctgaaacttggtctgacccctcatccaagtgggacacacataatggatggtctggatttgttgaccacacttcggtgggcccaaaaaatgatcatGATATTTGTAACCGTAACCTCTCTCAACGTTTGTACATAAGCAGACTGGCAGGTGTACCATGTATGCACCATgccagctggtgtattgacgtaagcaagttttgtgggtcccatcatgaggtgtgtattatatctaaattgttcatccatttggcaggcTCGTCTtatggcttgagctgaaaaataggacaaatctaaagatcaagtggactacactgcaaaaagcagtgggggttgaacgtctaccattgaaacggaGGATTtgatccgaaccgtacccaacctgatctaactcggttttcctgaccgaattagactcagttcgggtcaagcTAGTAGTGCAATGGATCAGATCGAGTCAAAGGACCCGGACTtggtcccagatcggatcgagttcggtcaGCGCATTAAaagtttcggaccgagtcgactTGGACTCAATctagtccaactcgactcaatgccaACCTCTATCCACACATCCATATGCATTCTAaccctggatccaccgaggtgggttggatccctgaccatggggggcccactgtgatgtatttgtcttatatccattccatccatctatttttaaaactCAATTTAGGgcatagatccaaatctcaggtggaccatactataggaaatagtggcaatcgactgttaaaaacttctcatgggccacaaaagttttggatcaagatgatatttgtgtggtctcttcatcaaggtctttgggaccttatcaacaagttagatggcaaataaacattctggtggaccccatgaagtttttaatagtggggattCACTCACtattgtttcgtgtggtatggcccacctaagatttatatatgcttcattttttaaatcgTACCCTTAAATGAGTTTAAAAATAGATGACAGTTTGAATGTATGGAAGAtacgtcaaagtgggccccacccatattTTAATGCTCCGTCCTCGAATGATAGGTAATTTACAAGAACATGCTTGGTGCATAAACCATCTCATCTCTACCATTCAATCAATGGGTCATTTTGAGATGGCCCAAAAATGGCACAGATCTAGTGATCCAAGTCGTCTGCAAAGAATCTGATACCAAGCCCATGATCAACGGTTACAAAACATGATTAATCCAATTATAGGCTTCAACCAACcacttggacggtccagatcaatacAAAAATGCCTCATAATTACTGATGGGTGTGTAACTAATGGACAAGGTGATTGATTGGCTTTGTGTGAAGCCTTAGCTTACTTTACATTATCAACCCTGTCTATGATCATTATCACCCGATATTTCTACTTTTTGGAGTGaaataaataatagtaaaataggTGGGTTTTGAGTACTTTCCACTCCACCAACTCAATGAATGCAAATCATTAAAGGTTTCCTTCCTTTGTGAGCATAAAACTCTCTCATTAGATTCAAACACTCTTGTTGTCTATCAATCTGAAATGGTGGAAGCGATTGATAGTCAACACTACAAAATCATCAAATCCACTTCTCCTCAAAATGCCCAACATGCCCCTCTATTATCTCCCATATAACTAAACTAGCCTTGGGGTTAGATGTTTCTTAATAATGATAATGTTTTTGGAAATTTTAATTTCAATCACCAATTATTTTTCCTTTGCTTTAGTTGAATAGACTAATTCAACTGTAGAAGTTATTATGTTATTGAAGGATGTTATCCTATGATTGTTGTGCTTACACATATTGTGACGTGTGTGTGGCATCGAACCTATCTCGTGGGACCATTTTGAAAGTGGGACACctcaaaaattaggatgatccaaCCATTATGTGGGTCACCACGTGAATTTGTTGGTTTTGGCTAGTTATAAATTGTTTGCTATGGTGTAGGCTGCTTAATGATTAGATGGGCCCCATAATTGTGGTGGGGCTTAGGATTAAAGGTTAGATAGCCACACATGTGGTTGAGTAGCTTCTTCATGTGGTTGAATCATCGTCATCATCGGCACTATCTAACCCTTATTTTAATTAGTTAAGGTCGGGTATATAGATCTTATTCCACCATGCCACTCTATCAAAGGTCATATCTTCAGTTAAATtaagtcatcaaatcttttcttaataTTTATGCTCATGCTCATTTAGACAATTGTGAGTTGAATTGTTGTATATAAATGTATGAGTAAATATATAGTGTTTAATTCAATTGCACGCATTTGATATATTTATCTCACTTAGAACAGTTGCTCATGTAATTGTATTATTTGTAGTATATATACTTGGACCCATTTAACTTAGAAGCATAAGTGTTAATTACTTTtaattgatatatatttttaaattatctTATTTAACCCTCTCTCCCGGTTACTCTAAACTCAATAAGCTTTCTCGTAGTGTGGTATTGTGTTAGATAACTGATGCAATTTCAATTTGAACCAGACATCCTATGGAGTCAGCTGCCTATTGATtgattggatccttactcttgcttgggtggtagactctcaggagtttcaacactcagtcaagggttcaagtgtccataggtggtgaaattccactagcgtgagtgtgtgggatgtgtgtgtgtgtatgaaaataaaataaaataaaaatttctttgaTTAGATGATCTTAACTATCTTATAAATGAGCCTTCTCTTACTTAATCAAAACcttttctgctttttttttttaaaaaaaaaaataataaaataaaataaaatcttttattattcttttataTGCCACAGATTAAAGGGCTAGACCTATCTAGACAAGGTGATTTTTGGACCGTGGCCCAATCACTACTCTGAGAACGAAATGGAAGGTTTAGATTGAGCCGTCTGCCACATATTTGGAATGACATGGAGGCAGGGAAATGCTTTGCTAGATGCCAACTTTATATAACATTTTAAGACATTATTAACAAAATTAAGTAAACGAGGCTTGATCCACTGTCAAGCAGCCTAGGTTAGGCTTAACCGACAATGCGATGTGTGGGACCTATTGGGATGCATGCATGAAATCCAATCCGCCCATCATGTGTGCCCACACATGTTCTCCTTGAAACCATAAATCAGGCCGGATTCAAagcacaggtgggccccatcacatggaaATGTTGGGATGtggacacctaccattaaaaaccttccaggcccaccatatttttatatgccatccgatcCGTTCAAAAGATGCACCGCACCAGTATATGAATGGACACCCAATCAATCAGATaaacaaaacttaggtgggccacatcacatgattttagaagttttgggcatgattttacatggtgtggtgcacctaagttTTGGGCCTACTTAATTATTGGACAACAAGGAGAACATAATAGGGGCAcgtgatggacgggttggatgtcattcaAACGTCCCACACATACCCCTGTAGGTATGCTTAATTTACAGCCGTCCTTTGTTAAATATATATAAGCTGGTATTATGCTAAAATCAGGAACGAGTTGAGCAGGAATTCGGACGGTCCATAAATTTTGACTTTAAAAAAGTGGGGATTAACTGGTTGAGAAAAAGAATGGGTCATCAGAACAACCAACGGTCGAAAATAGGGCATCAGTTATTTAAACGGTGGATGTGCTTTAAAAGAGAAGATCAATGTGGTAAAATGGCCAATTGGTCTATATCTCGTTTGGATGTCCATGATTTAATCAGTGCATATGGCACATGTGCATTAGATTTGAAGggtgcagattgggtactacccccaccaagaCCTAGTTCATGTCATGGGCTCCATGgtgccgattgtgatgtatatgtttcatctatgtAATTCCTTTATTTTGTCATATCATCTCAAGAGCCTAAAAAGTAAGgggatcaaaggctcaagtggaacacaccacaggaagcagtggggattgaacctgtatagttgaaaacttcttagtacCCACCATGACTGTTATTTGCCGTCCAATTGTTCATAAGTCACAAAGAGTaaccataagtggtgaaattccactagcatgagtgtgtgggggtgtgcatgtgttaaaaaataaaaattaaaataaaataaataaaattaaaattaaaattaaaaattaaaaattaaaaaatgaagggaaacataaatatcaaattgacccaaaacttttatggtccacaagaagttttcactGGCAGGTTTTCAATCCCCAATGCTTCTTATAGGGTGGTCTACTTGAGTCTTTAATCAACCTTTTTGTTGAGGtcgtgctttaaaatgatctttcaaaatgaatgaataaatgaagtggatgaaacacatatatcatgatgggccccacaaagcgcCCGACAGGACCATTTGATCTCGAAGTAGATCTTGGTGGGTAGCACCCAATGTACATCCATATTTGAattatccatcaagtgggtcccatataactTAAAAATACTAGTAAGATGATCTTAACTATCTCATCAATAGCCTACCAATTAACactagaagaaaaaataaaaataattcacaTTCAATAGGAGAAAATGTCCATTGATTGAAAgatcaaaattttaataatttcaaGCCATGTGAACCTAAATGCCAATGTTGTCACGACAACCATTAAATTTAAGAATTGATAATTGAATGTAAAAAAACGGAAAATACATTCATTTACAACAAAGACTCGTTTTGATTTTAGGAATTTTTTAACCTGGCCAAGTTATAAAAAAAACCCAAACAAATCTTGTGTAGTTCTTGGCCCATTGAGTTAACTTGACTGAGTTCCTAGTTGACCCACCACGTTTTCGAACAATCTCAACTAGGAAATTGTATACATCCTATCCTTCTAAATGCCTTTTTCGTGTATATtgctgtccatcatttttttggTCCATCAACTTCAtagttcttatatatatatatatatatatatatttgcgcacctttgtacatgtgtcatgttcataaaatttgATTGGTCAACCGGATGtggcacctcatgaaacctcacAAACCCAAatttgaacctgatttaaaacttggtgggccatggcaaaataaaaaataaaaaatccttgaaTAAGTGGTGcaaaaatggaaacggattggctactcccctgccaccagccaatggctgtgatggtaggtgctctgtgggcccaccatgatgtatgtgtttcatccatgccgtctatatatttttctatatcatttcatGGTCtgagacaaaaatgaggtatattataatctcaagtggaccacattacaggaaagagttttgaatgaacgtagaccattaaaaaaaatttgagggccataaaagttttggatcaagctgatctttgttttttcccttcatctggatctatatgacctaatcaacagattggatgtcaaataaacagtacattgagccttaggaggatttaaatggtggatatccaatcattaatttttttttcctgtggtgtggtccacctggaatttatatccatcttatttttggaatgaagccctaaaatgatctgtaaaaatggattaacggaatggatgaaacacatacatcatggtggagcctacagagcaccgaccacagccacggggctggtggcagggggagtagccaatcctttccctGCAAAAATGGATACTAAAACACAAAAGTCAGCAACGGCTCAAATTCAACGATAGAAGATCCATTTATTAGATGGTCATTATAATCCAATCAAAGCAATTTTATGGGTGATCAACGGTCGTTCAATGGATGCATTTGGCATACCTGATAGTTGTATTAGTCTGATTGTATAGGAACGAGGGGCTCTGAATGAAAAAGTCCCAAATTTTAATATTGAAACATCTTGATTGTTGAACTATTTTCATTTGAATTTGGCCGTCTGCTTAACTGCTTTTATGTGGGGCCATTAATCGAATGGTTAGGATCTAGTAATCTCAAAGATTTTTGAGGCAGCACCCATCAGCCATATgtctcatcagatcaatggtttagatcaccgAACCATAGCCTCACTTTAGATGGGAAATATGCCTAAATTCGGATATTTTTATTTGTTGTATTTAGGCCATTGACTAATTTTTATATTAACCGTCCATTAGTTGGGGACCATTATGGATTGCAaacataaccatcccatccatggcatggaaaatggatggctgcAGAAAGTTAGGCCCAGTCAattctgatcagtgtgatttttgaaagGTATTCCATGAAATTTTTTCTggatttaatggacggttcagatcaatctatTGGACTTCGCAAGTGACCCACTGCAACTAAGAGCACTGTAACTTTTACTACTACCAGAACACTGCAGTAtttctctttcaaaaaaaaaaaaaaaaactactagagaatgatccataccatccattagaGATTCAAGATGGATTTCTGCCGAAAAGCCAGATTCATTACATGATCTGAGCAACAATGCAGATTTTGACCGTCCAATCATTGGATTTTGTAGGAAAGTTTTTGGGTGGTTGGGATCATGAAATAATCTATTTTTCGAGCAATGTCCTATCCAAGAGGCGGCCGTcttaatggacggttcggatcacctACCTAACACATTCGCAGATGTGATCAAGGTTTAAGGTTGAAAGTAGATCATTTGTTTTAAATGCATATGCAATTAGTTTAACTTTGCAAAAGAGCTTTCTCTGATAGAAACTGGCCTTTAAACGGTTTatcagtcctctctctctctctctctctctctctctctctctctccatacatTGATAGAAATCAAAGCAACCACCTCCACCTACGGTAAAAACAATCTGAGAATCATTAAACTCCACCAGCATCTCTGATAAATTCCACTCCTGACCacctccttcatctctctctctctatctatccatttatctctctccctctcttccctTTAAATATTCAGTGCTTTCTCTCATTCCAACAGACAAAAGAGCTTCACCTGGGGTTGTATTTGTTTGTCTTCCATGGATTTGAAAACccaaccaaaagaaagaaaagaaaagaaaaaccataTTTGCAAAACACCCAAAACCACTTGTTCTTGAATGCTGCTTTTTAAACTTCCATGAATgaaaatttgagtttttgatgtaAGAATCACCTCAAAAGCTTCTCCCTTCAAAGACCCAAAGCCACTTCTATAGTTTTCCTAGTCTTCCAGCTCTTGAAGAAagtagtgtttttttttaaaaaaaaaataaataaataaagaaaaggtCCCAAAAAACCATTCTTCTCAGGGTGATGATTTTGAATAGTGGTTTTGTTTTCATTGATGAGTAGCCCAAAACCACCAAttctcaaaaactcaaaaccagCCATCAAAGAATCCTAGCTTTGAACTTCCAAGACAACCCCAAAAATGGCATTTTTATCATAAGAAACAGCCCAAAAaccaatttttctttttcttttttggttgccagtgaaaatcatttttccttcctttttctcaAGGTGGTGGTTCATAGAAAAAACTGGTTTTTTTTTGTCCCAGTTATGAGTGCAGTCCAGACACCACAATTCTCAAATATGGGTGGTTTTGAAACATCTGGTAATTGAAGGAAATGATAGctttttgaaagaaaaggaaggtGGTTTGGGAGAATTTTCATTCTCTTCTTTCGTTAGTCCTCTCTTTTCTGACTTCTCAGGCCCTCTTGCCAAATGGGTTTTTCTTTCTTTGCATCGTTTCTTGTACTTACCCTTTTCCTCAGGCTCTCAGCCTCTCAAGAACTAAACTCAAATGAGTTCTTTCTCTCAGATTTCTTTCAGAAAATGGGCTTGAATTCCACACCAATCTACAACTATTCAGCACCTGTTTGTTCATGGAAAGGCATCATCTGCAATCCCCAACATGAAAATGTCATCAGTTTACAAGCCTCTGGCCTAGGCCTCTCTGGTTTCATTCCTGAAAGCACCATCTCAAAGCTCAGCAATCTCCAACATCTAGACCTCAGCAACAACAACATCACTGCCCTTTCATCAGATTTCTGGAGCTGGGGCACCACTCTCAGAAGCCTAAACCTTTCTTATAATCGAATCGACAGCCCCCTATCGAGCAACATCGGCAATTTCGTTCGAATCCAAACGCTCGATCTCTCCCACAACGCCTTCTCCGGCAGACTTCCAGAGGCCTTCAGCTCTCTTACAAGCTTGCAGTTTCTCAATCTCAGCAACAACATGTTTGAAGGAAGCATCCCACTCGGGCTACTCCATTGCAGTGCTCTGGTTACCGTAGATCTCTCATTCAATCAGTTGAATGGGAGCATGCCGAGAGGTTTCGGGCCCGCATTGAACAATCTGACCACTCTGAATCTTGCGTGGAATGGGATCGACGGCAGGATATCTGACCTCTTTGGATTGAACCACATAATGTATCTGAATCTTTCAAGGAACCTGTTCTGGGGCCCCGCGATGGGCGTGTTCCAACTGCCTTTGCAGGTAGTAGACCTGAGCCAGAACCGCTTCCATGGCCACATTTCGGAGGTACATTTCAATACCAGCTTCGATAGGGCTAATTTGGTTTATCTTGATATGTCTGAGAATCAATTCAGCGGCgagattttcatcaatttgaatcGAGCACGGTCACTCAAGCATCTGAATCTTGCATACAACAGATTTTCTCAACAGAAATTCCCAAGTATGGAAAATATGCTAAATATCATATATCTTAATTTGTCAAGAACTGATCTAACGGGTCCAATCCCCTCTGAAATCTCACGAATGAGCAGATTAGTGGCACTAGACCTCTCTCAGAATCATCTTGTGGGCCCTGTTCCTGAACTGCGCAGCGAGAATCTCCGAGTACTTGATCTTTCTCAGAACAATCTCACAGGCGAAATCCCATTGCCACTGGTGCAAAAACTATCTGAAATGGAGAAATTTAACTTCTCCTACAACAACTTGAGCTTGTGCGACGTGAAATTCCCTCCAAAAATATTTGAAGCTCTGTTTTTTGGGTCCCAGATTGACTGCCCGATCGCTGCCAATCcagatttttttagaaaaaggGAGACAAAGCATGGCGGATTCAAGCTTGCACTGGCCATAATGCTCTCCATCTTCTGCTTCTTTGCGGGGATGATCTGCCTCACACTCATCTGCAGACGGAGAACGAGATTGTGGGCTATCAAGCAACTCTCCTACAAGGAAGACTCGACTACTTCAGGAGCATTTTCGACGGATTCGACAACTTGGTTCATGGATGTCAAGGTCGCGACGTCAATCCCTGCTATCATATTCAACAAACCACTGCTGAATTGCACGTTCGTGGATGTTCTGTCCGCGACATCCCACTTCGATCGTGAAATGATGTTGTCCGATGGTCAATTTGGGCCAATTTACAAAGGCTCCCTGCCAGGAGGAATCCAAGTAGCCATCAAAGTGCTAGTCCATAGATCGACAGTGACCGATGAGGAAGCTGCAAGAGAGCTAGAATGTCTTGGCAGGATCAAGCATCCAAATCTCATGGCATTGATGGGATACTGCCTGGCGGGAGATCAGAGAATTGCAATCTATGAATATATGGAGAATGGGAACCTGGAGAATTTGCTCCATGATCCACGGTCAGGAGCTCAACAGACGGAGAATTGGAGTATGGGTACATGGGGAGAAAATGGAGAGGATGGTGATGGTGCTTGGAACATGGCCCGCTTCGCCTTATCGACTTGGGCATTCAGGCACAAAATTGCACTCGGCGTGGCCCGGGCATTGGCCTTTCTTCACCATGGCTGCTCCCCTCCAATCATTCATCAATGTGTTAAGGCCAGCAGCATCTATCTGGGCCCCACATTGGAGCCTAAACTATGTGATTTTGGATTGGCGAAGATCTTCGGATATAGCTTAGATGATGACCTCTCTCTTGGATCACCTGGTTACACTCCTCCAGAATTCGTCCAGATCGAAACACCGTCTGTGATGGTGAAATCTGATGTTTTTGGATTTGGGGTGGTTCTGTTTGAGCTAATTACAGGGAAGAAGCCATTCGGTGATGATTATCCTGGCGAGGAGAATTCGAATTTGGTGAATTGGGTCAGGGGACTGGTGAGGAAGAAAGAGTGCTCAAGGGCGGTCGATCCTAGAATTCAAGGGACGGGATCGGAGATGCAGATGGAGGAAGCGCTGCGAATTGGGTATCTTTGTACGGCTGATCTGCCTTCAAAGAGGCCGAGCATGCAGCAGATCGTCGGACTATTGAAAGACATCGAGCCCGCTGCGGGCCAGTGAAGGGTGTTGGAAAGTTCTGCTTCTGCTTCTGTTATTTATGTTTTAACTTTCTTTTGCATTGTCATGAGATATTGATATTGCAGAATATACACAGATGTTTGGGCCATGGCCATGATCAAAATTGCATTTTTAGGATCAATGTTTTCAGTGAATTTTGTGTGTTGTTTGGCATTTGCTCTTATCCAAGAATTCCTTACATTAAATtcagtgtttggatgcacaattgatttGAATTGCGATATATttaggcttatatatatatatatatatatatatatatatatatatatatatatatatatattctaattgCAAGATGGATATAAGCATTGTTGCCAAATTCCAATGAATTGCTCAATCTGCGATAAACATGATTGATGTTTCCCAAATTGTGTTCTTTTGGCATTTGCTCTTACTCCATGAATCACGtttaaggctgtgtttggatccACAATCAATTTGAATTGTGAGATACTCAtgttttttctttctcattgacTGATGGATATGAGCATTGCGTGCTAGAATTTGGTTTAATTACTCAATTGTGCTATGAATAGATtggtttttttttggttgaattgTGTTCTCTTttgcattttctcttctttctttctttctttcccttttttttttttttgggttagcttgttactacacaccatgtcagtacacactccatgttagccacccccgctggggatcgataccaagaactcaagtgttgaaacgaggtatctccactcagtctgccagttgcaTTTTCTCTTCAACGAGGAGTTTCAATCCGTGAATTCCTTACATTTAAGgtcgtgtttggatgcacaatcgattcaaATTgcaatgtatgttttttttttcttttcaaaatctttCTTTCTCATTGAATTATGAGCATTGTGGCCAATTTAGGTGAATTGGTAATGTACTGTGAATGGGATTAACGTTTTTTGGCAAACTGCATTCTGTTTAGCACTTGCTCTTAATTGAGCAAATCTAATCCTTGGATTCCTCACTtctaaggctgtgtttggatgctcaatccaTTTGAATTGTGATTtcacttttatttctttttttaatctttctttCTCATTGGATTGATGAGTTTGAGCATTGTTGCCTAATTGGGTGAATGACTTTATGTGTAACGGGTAATCGGTGTATTTGTGGCGCGGGATGGACATGATGAGTTCAAGcatgtcttcctcaaggataactactccaaatccaccgTGTTTCCTTGAACTCCTCTTAGAGATTCCTCAAATCTAcaaggagagatagaaaatagaaataaattctaaataaatcggaaataaaataatttaaataaataaataaataaaaccaggTTTACACTCCCTTAAATATTAATATGAActctaggaagaagtttcagaatcaaactccaactcaaactctctaaaatctTGACTTagcataaatagtaaacttattatttatagacagtcatgatttccactagacctcatgggttttggccaaaaatagtaagtgtcctaattGGGTTagccatgttattctcctaatttttctaagcacttttcatgttggacacaacttctTAAActtaatggatcaaaagttatgagcgaACTAAAACTTTATataaatactaaaaatgaaactaaaatggattttcgactgtCAATCTAAAGGAATCTCGCAAATTAAGCATGGGAAATCCGGCATAGCAatttagttggctaaagtagcttctcctacccaaaatcatatatggtacatcgaataactcattctagtttgtgagatatgcctattttaatgttttgatggtccggatcacttccgcccctgatcgggccttctctggtccatcctaGACATGAAATTGTCCACAACCCGCTCTCTACATCAATTTGGTGAACTGTGTTCTGTTTGGCATTTGCTCTTAATGGAGCAAATCCAGTAGAATTGAGTcttttaggctgcatttggatgcacaattgaattgaattacaaTATTCTTAGTTCAATACGAATTGAACTATTTGAATTTACCTTAGTATTTATAACAAAGTAGCAGCACCCAAATCTCCCTTACCATCAGTCCAacttgaaaagcaactagattGTGATTTGGGGCTGTTTGGCTCAGTAAGTTATTGTGATTTGGTCATTTCCCCTTCACTGAACTGATTATTGCAATTCTATTCAagagtgcatccaaacacccaaAACCATAGACTCAAGCTTGTCCTAGGGACCCAACCTAGCCTTACATTAAGGGCCTTTTTGTTTTTACATTTCACAAGTAATTGCACTCTCCCTAAGCATTTATTATTTGCTCCTGGGCGGGATTGCAAATGCCCAAGCACTGCACGCCGCGCGTTTGTTTTTGGGCGC
Coding sequences:
- the LOC131216996 gene encoding probable LRR receptor-like serine/threonine-protein kinase At2g24230, which gives rise to MGFSFFASFLVLTLFLRLSASQELNSNEFFLSDFFQKMGLNSTPIYNYSAPVCSWKGIICNPQHENVISLQASGLGLSGFIPESTISKLSNLQHLDLSNNNITALSSDFWSWGTTLRSLNLSYNRIDSPLSSNIGNFVRIQTLDLSHNAFSGRLPEAFSSLTSLQFLNLSNNMFEGSIPLGLLHCSALVTVDLSFNQLNGSMPRGFGPALNNLTTLNLAWNGIDGRISDLFGLNHIMYLNLSRNLFWGPAMGVFQLPLQVVDLSQNRFHGHISEVHFNTSFDRANLVYLDMSENQFSGEIFINLNRARSLKHLNLAYNRFSQQKFPSMENMLNIIYLNLSRTDLTGPIPSEISRMSRLVALDLSQNHLVGPVPELRSENLRVLDLSQNNLTGEIPLPLVQKLSEMEKFNFSYNNLSLCDVKFPPKIFEALFFGSQIDCPIAANPDFFRKRETKHGGFKLALAIMLSIFCFFAGMICLTLICRRRTRLWAIKQLSYKEDSTTSGAFSTDSTTWFMDVKVATSIPAIIFNKPLLNCTFVDVLSATSHFDREMMLSDGQFGPIYKGSLPGGIQVAIKVLVHRSTVTDEEAARELECLGRIKHPNLMALMGYCLAGDQRIAIYEYMENGNLENLLHDPRSGAQQTENWSMGTWGENGEDGDGAWNMARFALSTWAFRHKIALGVARALAFLHHGCSPPIIHQCVKASSIYLGPTLEPKLCDFGLAKIFGYSLDDDLSLGSPGYTPPEFVQIETPSVMVKSDVFGFGVVLFELITGKKPFGDDYPGEENSNLVNWVRGLVRKKECSRAVDPRIQGTGSEMQMEEALRIGYLCTADLPSKRPSMQQIVGLLKDIEPAAGQ